Sequence from the Clupea harengus chromosome 20, Ch_v2.0.2, whole genome shotgun sequence genome:
CATGACTACAGATAAATGTTCCTGGTCATGCCCTTTCACTTGATCATTTGCTGGTCAGGATAGTATCCTGAGAGCACTGGCTCTTTATGGACTGTTTCCTGAGTCAGACCGCATGGGAGTTATAGGATTCAGTTGACATTCTGTCCACTTGTAGGCGTTCTCTCTAtgtttggggttggggttgtaAGTGTCAACTCTAtgtttggggttggggttgtaGGTGTCAACTCTAtgtttggggttggggttgtaGGTGTCAACTCTAtgtttggggttggggttgtaTGTGTCCACTATGTTTGGGGTTCGGGTTGTAGGTGTCCACTCTATGTTTAGGCAGCCTCCAACTTTAGTGAAAGTTAATATTAGTTTTACACCTCCGAGGGGAATGAGGGGGATAAGTGCCCATCCCTaaagttgccatggaaacatatCACACTGTCACTGACTGTGACAAAAGTCTCTACTTTGTCGGGGTGTGTGGAGTGTAGCGGCCCTGGGAGCTGAGTTATATTATGaccagagaaaagaaaaactcgTTATAACTTATAATTATCCACTTTACGATTTGGGATGCTCAAAGTGTCCAAAATAATATCTATTGTTTTTACTGCTTTCTAGTTGTTCAGTTGTCCTGTGGAACAATGCATTATTAGCCCATGACACGTGTTACTGTCATACGGCCAATAACCGTCTGCAAGGCCGCGACAGCCACAATAATGTCTGCCCATGGTCTCCCACATGCCTCCCGATTAAGGAGCATGGGATGAATGAATAATGTATTGAAACAGTGTTCCCACAAATGATGGGAGACAGCTATAAATCTGACTTACTGCAGGTCTTCATGGAACAGCCTGTTCCTTTACAGCGGGTCTCGATAGCGCCACATTAAATTTCACGTGATACTTATTCATATCGCTCACGCTTTAACTGTCTAACTGATCGTCTAACCTCGGGGAGAGCTGATAAATGCTTTCAATTATCAAGCTAGGAAGACTGCGCTGCAGCAGTGGCGATCGGAGGCGAGAGCGATATGCTGAGCAGCGCGTTGAGTCGCAGCATGTAAACAGCACTACCAGCGTGCAGTTCCCCCGTCGCCTGAAGAtttgcctcactctctctctctcccactcgccTGGCGCAGGGAGTGTGATTGAGAAAGTTTTTGGAGATTGCAGCAGGGTGGTAGCACGCGCAGTGACCTGCTGCGGCCGCTGGGGGATGATCAAGGTCTGCCGGCTCTGCACGGAGAACGCCCGACGCGACGGCGCGAAGCTGCTCCACAAGAAAAGCACGACACACGAGCAAGACTGCGCGGCAGACAGATGCGCTGGTCTCTGGGTTAACCCAAGGCTATTACACATGTCATACCCAAACTTTCAATCATCACGTTTCCTGACCGCTGTCCTTCTGCCAAAGCCAACCTAGTGTGAGTACATCTGATCTTTTGTCATGCGTGTGAGTGATCGAGATTGATGCGCCACCAGTGCCTGCTTTTTTGGGGAGGGGAGATGTGCAGGTAATGAGAAATCCTGTTGAATTGAGACAACGCATCGAGACGAAAAGTGCAGTCTGTAGAGTGCGACAGAACACGGCAGGTGATGTTAAATGTTCGCTGGCTGGCCACGacgtgggttttttttttttttgcggggCAAGGCGGAAATTGAAAAGAAACCTGAGATTTGTGTCCTCACCTATAAACAGCGTATTGTATcggaggaggaagcagagaaaACATTCTGCCTGGCCCTTTTCTGTGTAAGCTATCTTTACTCGGTGAGAAATTGCGTGTGAGAAGGGCCGGCATGGATTTATTCTGAACATAGGATGTCTTATCATTACGCAGTATCATAACGATTGTAATACTtcgtataataataataataacaatcacaacaataatattgataacaacaacaataataataataatagttgttgatgatgaagattagattgttgtttttatttctaaTGTGTTGGTCAGGTGATTCCGCAGATGCTTGGATATGCGCGCTTTGTCTGATAGTCGCGTAATTGAGTGATCTGATGTTGCCTGAACGCATGCGGTCTATAACATATTTGTTGTTGTCTCCCGCAGCTGTTGCAGACGGAACAGAAATTCTGTGATCCAGACTCGCCGGAGGGGAAGAGGGCAGACTGGGAGCATCGGTTTCTACCATCAGCCTCCCTTCCACTCTCCTCcccaaaaaaagccattcagGAGAGACTGCGGACAAGCAAAGACCCCTAATGCCTGCATACTTTCATACTGTGTGCGCTTTCCATATGGGCACCAAGTCAACCCAGGTGACTACCTGAACCCCAGTATTCGACAAGTAGGATTATTCTCCAGTGACTTCACAGCCCAGGCTGTCCAAAGCCCTGTCACCTCAGCTGCATCCATAACATGCGGCCTGCAGAGCCTCCGAAAGAACAGAGTATCTTATGAAGTGTCAACAATGAAGTCATCGCAGCTTTATATGAGAGGACTCTGCAAGACAGCTATCTGGAGATATTACCTTCAAAGATAAAATGACTTAACTCGTCCAATATGTCGTGACAATGTGAAAGGAGCAAGGAGACAAACCACTAAGTTACTGAAAAAAGTAAAACTTCTATGACTTCATCAGTTTCGCCCAAACAGGCAAACAGGTGTCAACCTGCAATTCAAAAAGAGTTATTAGGTAGTAAAAAGCAAATACTATCTGTACAAAAAGACCCTTTTATGGGGGCATCATTTAAACTGTGTAAGAGGTGAAACCACCAGTGAAGAAACGAAATGGAGTTTGCGATGGTGGGTGCAGACAGTGGCGGGTGCAACAGTCACCTTCCTTACGGCTATGCCCAGGCTCGCGCCAGGGAACGGGAGCGCGAGAAGGAGCGACAGTCGCGGGCGGCTGCCGAAACCGGGGAAGAGGGTGAAGAAGGAGGGGGCCAACCGTacaaccagcagcagcagcagcagcagcatcagtctTGCGCCGCCTCCTCATCGAATGCCAACAACAGTAGCGGCGGGAACGCCTcgtgcccctcctcctcctcctcatactCACAACAGCCGCAGCAGCAACACCACGAGCCACAACAGCAACTTCTCAGAGAACGGAAAAAGAAGCGAGGCGTCGCGCGGTGGAGGAGAAACCGTGCGGCTCTCGGAGGAGACTTGCGCCACTCGGAGTTGGCGCTTCTCGGATCGGAGGAGGACATTatgatagaggaggaggaggcggaaggcgaagaggaagaggaggagaggggaagcaAGAGACACAGCTTCATTTATAACatggatgatgaagaggagactATCTCTCTTACTGACAGGCGTCCACAGTCAGGATATGAAAATGTTTACAGTGAGTATGGCTGCTGCGAGAGAGTTATGATCAACATATCGGGTCTAAAGTTTGAGACCCAGTTAAAGACTCTCGCTCAGTTCCCGGACACTCTCCTGGGGGATCCCGATAAGCGAATCAGGTATTTCGACCCTCTTCGAAACGAATACTTTTTTGACAGGAACCGACCAAGCTTCGATGCCATTCTGTACTATTACCAATCAGGGGGGCGATTAAAGAGACCCGCTAATGTTCCATTTGACATTTTTTCCGAGGAGGTTAAGTTCTATGAACTAGGAGAGGAGGCAATGCTGAAGTTCCGAGAGGACGAGGGCTttgtgaaggaggaagagaaaccaCTACCAGAGGACGAATTCAAACGTCAAATTTGGCTCTTGTTTGAGTACCCTGAGAGCTCCAGCCCAGCGAGAGGCATTGCAGTTGTGTCCGTTTTGGTAATTGTTATATCAATTGTTATTTTCTGCTTAGAAACATTGCCAGAGTTCAGGGACGACAAGGAATTTCACACTCCAGGTACTAATTCGTCACATGTTGACAATGGATTTACACCTTTCAACGACCCGTTTTTCATTGTGGAGACAGTATGCATCATTTGGTTTTCCTTTGAGATCAGCGTGCGCTTCTTTGCCAGTCCGAGTAAAACTGCGTTCTTTCAAAACATTATGAACTCAATAGACATTGTTTCCATTTTGCCTTATTTCATCACGCTGGGTACTGATCTGGCCCAACAACAAGGCAAGGGAGACCAGGCCATGAGTTTCGCCATCCTCCGAATAATTCGACTGGTCAGAGTATTTCGTATATTCAAACTTTCACGGCACTCAAAGGGACTACAAATCCTCGGACATACGCTTCGCGCGAGCATGCGAGAGCTGGCTTTGCTAATTTTCTTCCTCGTCATTGGCGTCATTCTCTTCTCTAGCGCGGTGTACTTCGCCGAGGCGGATGAGCCCGCGTCTCAATTCACCAGCATCCCCGACGCTTTTTGGTGGGCGGTTGTTACCATGACAACGGTGGGTTACGGAGACATGAAACCCATAACGGTCGGTGGCAAGATAGTGGGCTCGCTCTGTGCCATTGCGGGCGTCTTAACCATAGCCTTGCCAGTTCCTGTTATAGTGTCTAATTTCAACTACTTCTATCACCGAGAAACGGACAACGAGGATCAAACACCTGTCGTGGAAACCCCCCCGCCGATCTGCCCATACTTCCCGGACTTCTTCAAGAAATTCAAGGGATCCCCGTCAGGCTCCTCGTTAGGTGACAAGGCGGCCGAGTatatggagatggaggagggagtcACGGAATCTCTATGCGGCTTGGACAAGAGCCCCAGTAAAGGCAACGGTACAGACATAAGTCGAAAAAACAGTACGACCTCGAGGACACTACAGACAGACGTGTGACCATAACATGCAAAAATGACAAATACCTTTCTCTAATAGATGTCATGGTGAGGATTgcacaacattttattttccttccAAACAGCACACACGCTCTCGAGCGCACCGGGCACTCCTGCGCGTCACGCGTACAGCTCCCAGCAAAGcatcccagcacacacacacacacgcacgcacacacacacacacacacacacacacacacacacacgatttagACTATAAATACACGTGGCGACGTTTGTAGAAAAGAGACTAAAAAGGCAACGCAAAAATCACCAGCTTTATGTTACTTGAAGAGATGTAAACATATATTGACGCGTTCAAATTCGAAAGAATTCTAGAAATGTACCTATTTTTACCTGGAACGAACACAAGTACTATTTTGCATAGGCACTTTATGGTTTGATAGGAATAGGGAAGCAATCTTATAGTTCTGCTCTTATGCAATACATTATAAATAGTTTGCACTACCATGATCAACACGTATCTGGCCCCGACAAGGGCGTAGATGGACAAAAAACTGGAAAGGCACGGAGGAAAAGaggcaattcaatttcaaaTTAGCTGCAAGCTAGTGAAACAGTGGCGGTGACAGGCCGGTCATTTATGGCTTTAAGTTGGAGAAAACCTCTGGGATATCAAGTAGACCTGGCCGTCATTAGAATTATGCGTAGCTGTGACTGCCTTGacagtttaatttttttcttaGGTGTTCCAGGGAATTGTTTCATAAACCCTTTTTAAAACACCTGCCTTTAAGCTGCTAAAAACGGTTGCTAGCGCTCAAACTAATTGCATATTAGTTCTGTAGTATCAACATAACCCATTAATGATACAATTTTTTGTTTGACCAAACAAAACGTAATTTAACACATACACCAATACCACAACAACACTGCACATTCTGTCCAATAATAATGGGCCTCCTGACATAGTCTGAGATTAAATGTCACTATTGTCCACAAACATCCGAAGTTACAGACAGCAAAGCCAATGACACAGTATATTTGTAGTTGAAGTGAAGCGATGTGGATGGATCTTTTCCTGGGaacgcgggggggggggggctgtgtggtTATTTGAAACTCCCGTGGGATTCTTCAACAAGAGGTTTGTTTAACACAACTGAAATATACCCGTCCCTTTAAAAGAATGACATTGCATCCCTTTATAAGAACTATGAGGAAGACAGCAAATTGACACATGGAAACGCAGGCTTTTGTGAACGATgttcctctcttttctgtggACTTCGTGCGCAGCTTCATAAGAGGACTCTTGGACGTCTGGCGAGCACAGATTTCACAGGACTAGGCGAAGGGCGAAGGTAGGCCTATTTTAATGTTTTCTTTGAGTGATATAAGCTGAAAGGatataccccccctccccccgtcctTTCCCTGCACAACACTCAAACGCGCAGCATATCTTTACGCATGTCTCCTAATGTTTACGCATGTGCGCGCACGTACCGGTCGAGGTTAGATTGGGTCTTGCAGGAACTGGTTGTCCTCGATGGAGGACTCAAACCGAATCGGATAACTCGGCGACTCAGATGGCTGGATATGTGCACGAGCAGGGAGTAGAAGCTGTAGGAAACTTTGTAGAGAACATAATCTGGTGCACGTGCATATAtatgggaaggagagagagagtgtaacaGAGAGATTCATTTTAATCTTTTATAGCATTAGGAGTTCTTAACCCAAAGTAAAATGTTATTCCAGAATTATGATAATCAAATGACCAAATGTGTGATGAATGAACCCATTTTAGATAACTTAATTTTAAACTGGATGCAGAAGGCTATTTGGAAAATTAAAATGACAAATGGGCCACAGGTTACCAGCCCAAATATTGGTTTTCAGAGCCATCCGTGATTTGCCACTATCCATTTGGGAGCATTTATTTTCTAGGCAACTCTTGTGATATCGACAGCAAAACCACTAatgtcattagtgtgtgtgagagagacagagctgtggTCTCAGGCATATTTGGGAAGTCTTGTTAAGTCAGTGAAGTACTACAAAAGAAAAGGACAACAGCGGCTGGGCATAAGGTTGCCTCATTCCTTTGCTCTCCCTGCTATCATCTGCTTAATGGGCTATGAGCTCACTCCAAATAAAACCTCACGGGGGCTTCCATATTAGCTTCAATCAGCAACACGCAAGGCTGACTATTCAAACACTTcacaaatgtgtctgtgtgtgtgtgtgtgtgtgtgtttgtctgtgtgtgtgtgcagatattagaaacagacaaacatactagaggggtgtttgtgtactgtatgtgtgtgtgtttgtatttgtgtgtttgcagatattagaaacagagaaacatacTAGAGGGGTgattgtgtactgtgtgtgtgtgtgtgtgtgtgtgtgtgtgtgtgtgtgtgtgtgtgtgtgtgtgtgtgtgtgtgtgtgtgtgtgtgtgtgagagatagagatgagaaaggtgtgtgtgtgtgttgggtgttagTATTCCAGCATCGGGGCTACACTGGCCTGGACATCCAGATCACCTTTCAGGACCTATCCCCTTACGCTCCTCAGCTGATCTGTGTGCGATACGGAATTATATAAAGTAATTaggcgagagagaggaacgCGACGCCTCTATTTATTTAATGGGAACCAGGCAGAAGA
This genomic interval carries:
- the kcna4 gene encoding potassium voltage-gated channel subfamily A member 1, with amino-acid sequence MEFAMVGADSGGCNSHLPYGYAQARAREREREKERQSRAAAETGEEGEEGGGQPYNQQQQQQQHQSCAASSSNANNSSGGNASCPSSSSSYSQQPQQQHHEPQQQLLRERKKKRGVARWRRNRAALGGDLRHSELALLGSEEDIMIEEEEAEGEEEEEERGSKRHSFIYNMDDEEETISLTDRRPQSGYENVYSEYGCCERVMINISGLKFETQLKTLAQFPDTLLGDPDKRIRYFDPLRNEYFFDRNRPSFDAILYYYQSGGRLKRPANVPFDIFSEEVKFYELGEEAMLKFREDEGFVKEEEKPLPEDEFKRQIWLLFEYPESSSPARGIAVVSVLVIVISIVIFCLETLPEFRDDKEFHTPGTNSSHVDNGFTPFNDPFFIVETVCIIWFSFEISVRFFASPSKTAFFQNIMNSIDIVSILPYFITLGTDLAQQQGKGDQAMSFAILRIIRLVRVFRIFKLSRHSKGLQILGHTLRASMRELALLIFFLVIGVILFSSAVYFAEADEPASQFTSIPDAFWWAVVTMTTVGYGDMKPITVGGKIVGSLCAIAGVLTIALPVPVIVSNFNYFYHRETDNEDQTPVVETPPPICPYFPDFFKKFKGSPSGSSLGDKAAEYMEMEEGVTESLCGLDKSPSKGNGTDISRKNSTTSRTLQTDV